From Mycolicibacterium nivoides, a single genomic window includes:
- a CDS encoding NfeD family protein, whose protein sequence is MPLPLIWLILALGLAGAEALTGDMFLLMLAGGALAASGSSWLFDLPLWADGAVFLVVSVLLLVLVRPALRRRFEAGRGLPEPVKALEGKTALVLDRVAQHEGQVKLDGEVWTARPLNDHDVYEPGEHVTVVRIDGATAVVFKAM, encoded by the coding sequence ATGCCCCTACCGCTGATCTGGCTCATCCTGGCGCTGGGACTCGCCGGGGCAGAAGCGCTGACCGGCGACATGTTCCTGCTCATGCTGGCCGGCGGGGCACTGGCCGCGAGCGGATCGAGTTGGCTGTTCGACCTGCCTCTCTGGGCTGACGGTGCGGTGTTTCTCGTGGTGTCGGTGCTGTTGCTGGTCTTGGTCCGGCCCGCGTTGCGGCGCCGTTTCGAGGCCGGACGAGGACTTCCCGAGCCCGTCAAGGCGCTCGAAGGCAAGACCGCACTGGTGTTGGATCGGGTGGCCCAGCACGAAGGGCAGGTCAAGCTGGATGGAGAAGTCTGGACGGCGCGGCCCCTCAACGACCACGATGTGTATGAACCCGGTGAGCATGTGACCGTGGTCAGGATCGACGGCGCCACCGCGGTGGTCTTCAAGGCGATGTAG